A part of Coriobacteriia bacterium genomic DNA contains:
- a CDS encoding A/G-specific adenine glycosylase: MERRGADSPAAAALALFGRRVSEHYRDQGRDLPWRRTNDPYAVLVSEVMLQQTQVSRVVPKYAEFLETFPTVEALATAPLDELLRVWRGLGYNRRALNLKRAAEVILAENGGRVPDTLDGLTALPGIGHATAAQVLAFAFDVGVPFIETNIRSVFLHEFFGDAEDVPDAAILPLVEATLPAEGAREWFWALMDYGTHLKATLPNPSRRSRHHVQQGRFEGSNRQLRGRLLVALAEDAGSAAGSHGLAADVLAGIVRFDPERVSAALAALQSEGFVVSEDGRWRIG, translated from the coding sequence ATGGAACGCAGGGGAGCGGACTCGCCCGCCGCCGCCGCTCTCGCGTTGTTCGGACGTCGTGTGTCGGAACACTATCGCGATCAGGGGCGCGATCTGCCCTGGCGCCGGACCAACGACCCGTACGCGGTGCTCGTCTCGGAAGTCATGCTCCAGCAGACGCAGGTGAGCCGCGTCGTTCCCAAGTACGCAGAGTTCCTCGAGACGTTCCCCACGGTCGAGGCGCTGGCCACGGCGCCGCTCGATGAGCTGCTGCGTGTCTGGCGCGGCCTCGGCTACAACCGGCGCGCACTCAACCTCAAGCGAGCAGCCGAGGTGATCCTCGCGGAGAACGGCGGTCGTGTGCCGGACACGCTCGACGGCCTCACCGCGCTCCCCGGCATCGGTCATGCCACGGCCGCTCAGGTCCTCGCGTTCGCGTTCGATGTCGGCGTTCCGTTCATCGAGACGAACATCCGCAGCGTCTTCCTGCACGAGTTCTTCGGCGATGCCGAGGACGTGCCGGACGCCGCGATCCTGCCGCTCGTAGAGGCGACCCTTCCTGCCGAGGGCGCGCGCGAGTGGTTCTGGGCGCTCATGGACTACGGCACGCACCTCAAGGCGACGCTGCCCAATCCCTCGCGCCGCAGCCGCCATCACGTCCAGCAGGGTCGCTTCGAGGGGTCGAACCGCCAGCTGCGCGGGCGGCTGCTCGTGGCGCTTGCCGAAGACGCCGGGAGTGCGGCCGGGTCCCACGGGCTCGCCGCCGACGTGCTCGCCGGGATCGTCCGCTTCGACCCGGAGCGCGTTTCGGCCGCACTTGCGGCGCTTCAGTCGGAGGGCTTCGTCGTCTCCGAGGACGGCCGCTGGCGCATCGGCTGA
- the larC gene encoding nickel pincer cofactor biosynthesis protein LarC produces the protein MIAYLDCSTGVSGDKLLGALVDAGFDPAILGDALQTLGLGTVRVSAHECSSHDISGIGIHVEEPAAPRRNSLELTDLIAAAEFPAQVADGALHALGILAGAEARVHGVEPQDVHFHEIGAADTIADILGVSLALYHLGVLDLVASPVAVGSGTVMTEHGELPVPAPATALLLRGMPVVPGTAPGELTTPTGAALLATFATGFGVLPPMTLRRVGIGCGTRDFGTPNICRLLLGEPLPPASDAEDVVVLETNIDHLTPEELAVASERLRQAGALDVWQTPIVMKKGRAASLLSALAPAADAARLADRVIAETGTLGVRLMPAARRLVERDVAEVETSLGTARFKTAYLPDGTRALRVESDDAARIAASHNLPVDEAARILERDAARITGVQPMRQRPSSETTKPSD, from the coding sequence GTGATCGCGTACCTCGACTGCTCCACGGGCGTCTCGGGCGACAAGCTGCTCGGCGCGCTCGTCGATGCCGGGTTCGACCCGGCGATCCTCGGCGATGCGCTCCAGACGCTCGGCCTCGGCACCGTGCGCGTGTCCGCGCACGAATGCAGCTCGCACGACATCAGCGGCATCGGCATCCACGTTGAGGAGCCCGCCGCGCCCCGCCGCAACTCACTCGAGCTGACTGACCTCATCGCCGCAGCCGAGTTCCCCGCACAGGTGGCCGACGGCGCGCTCCACGCGCTCGGCATCCTCGCAGGCGCCGAGGCGCGGGTGCATGGTGTGGAGCCCCAGGACGTCCACTTCCACGAGATCGGGGCAGCCGACACCATCGCCGACATCCTCGGCGTGTCGCTCGCGCTCTATCACCTGGGAGTGCTCGACCTCGTCGCTTCGCCGGTAGCAGTGGGCAGCGGCACGGTGATGACCGAGCACGGCGAGCTGCCGGTGCCTGCGCCCGCCACAGCGCTCCTGCTACGCGGCATGCCCGTCGTGCCGGGCACCGCACCCGGGGAGCTCACCACCCCCACCGGAGCGGCGCTGCTCGCCACGTTCGCCACAGGCTTCGGCGTCCTTCCGCCGATGACGCTCCGCCGCGTGGGCATCGGGTGCGGAACGCGCGACTTCGGAACTCCCAACATCTGCCGCCTGCTCCTCGGCGAGCCACTGCCGCCTGCGTCGGATGCCGAGGACGTTGTCGTGCTCGAGACCAACATCGACCACCTCACGCCCGAGGAGCTCGCCGTGGCCTCGGAGCGGCTGCGGCAAGCAGGCGCGCTCGACGTCTGGCAGACGCCCATCGTGATGAAGAAGGGGCGGGCGGCCTCGCTGCTCTCGGCCCTTGCGCCCGCGGCCGATGCAGCGCGTCTCGCCGACCGGGTGATCGCCGAGACCGGTACGCTCGGCGTGCGCCTGATGCCGGCTGCTCGTCGGCTCGTGGAGCGCGATGTGGCCGAGGTCGAGACCTCGCTCGGCACCGCGCGGTTCAAGACCGCGTATCTTCCCGACGGGACGCGCGCACTCCGGGTGGAAAGCGACGACGCAGCGCGCATCGCTGCGAGCCACAACCTGCCCGTGGACGAGGCAGCGCGCATCCTCGAACGCGATGCCGCACGCATCACCGGCGTTCAGCCGATGCGCCAGCGGCCGTCCTCGGAGACGACGAAGCCCTCCGACTGA
- the larB gene encoding nickel pincer cofactor biosynthesis protein LarB: MDPNTMRELLESVARGESSADDALARLEHLPFADIGEAKIDHHRALRCGFAEVVLCEGKSASQVRSIAREILEHGEVFLGTRASAAHFQKVAQVASDARYFEESRILLVDRRAERPALGHIVVATGGTADQHVAEEAAISAEVMGNRVTRLYDVGVAGVHRLLAHEELLRDAKAIIAVAGMEGALPSLITGLVCCPVIAVPTSVGYGANLGGIAALLGMLNACASGMAVVNIDNGFGAAAMASRINQMVAQEG, translated from the coding sequence ATGGATCCGAATACCATGAGGGAGCTGCTGGAATCGGTCGCCCGTGGAGAGTCGAGCGCCGATGACGCGCTCGCGCGTCTCGAGCACCTCCCATTCGCCGACATCGGCGAGGCGAAGATCGACCATCATCGCGCGCTCAGGTGCGGCTTTGCCGAAGTGGTGCTGTGCGAGGGCAAGTCAGCGTCGCAGGTGCGCTCCATCGCCCGCGAGATCCTCGAGCATGGAGAGGTGTTCCTCGGCACGCGCGCAAGCGCCGCGCACTTCCAGAAAGTGGCGCAGGTGGCCTCCGACGCCCGTTACTTCGAGGAGTCGCGGATCCTGCTCGTGGACCGCCGCGCCGAGCGCCCGGCGCTCGGCCACATCGTGGTCGCCACCGGCGGCACGGCCGACCAGCATGTGGCCGAGGAGGCGGCGATCTCGGCCGAGGTCATGGGCAACCGCGTGACCCGCCTCTACGACGTGGGTGTGGCGGGCGTTCACCGGCTGCTCGCCCATGAGGAGCTGCTGCGCGACGCCAAGGCGATCATCGCGGTTGCAGGCATGGAGGGCGCGCTGCCTTCGCTCATCACCGGGCTCGTCTGCTGCCCGGTCATCGCTGTCCCCACCTCGGTGGGCTACGGGGCGAACCTCGGCGGCATTGCGGCGCTGCTCGGCATGCTCAACGCCTGCGCCTCGGGTATGGCGGTCGTGAATATCGACAACGGCTTCGGCGCGGCGGCCATGGCAAGCCGCATCAACCAGATGGTGGCGCAGGAGGGGTGA
- a CDS encoding GGDEF domain-containing protein, whose translation MNLPKSLERMDLATRVLVAGRAVVLVLMLAFHIPMGAGEFTHSAALSVGVTLYATWSIIWIVHCFMRPTSNHVTMLTVSAVIDGVGLALLVAATSQYRDPFFAWYVAEATVFGLMLRRRRAWVLGGVLTASYLFGHLFGGLLADPIEAVFVLVNAGALMGVGVAVSLALRGQEQRQAQVESQRSEVVNLNERLERSVAELRAVTEITERIHSTLEVESVGPVLLDILEKVINIPAGSLYVIDKAKQETIFSTSSVAAAASRSYSGLELAGALPVGSPDGALSCMELVDHNQTVVVFCADSAAIDGLSSDDRIVLQAVASELVVAVENSRLYRLTKRLAITDELTDLYNYRFLQQRLDDEMGRADRYSKRLSLLMLDIDDFKRINDTYGHLVGDLVLSEVGLVLKSTVREVDIVARYGGEEFTIILPETDASGAFIVAEKIRETIAMHRFPDAEGGHSIHLTVSIGLSSYPVHAADKESLLRSADDAVYHAKETGKDRVRAPRLRLRRMPAADPLEEAAE comes from the coding sequence GTGAACCTTCCGAAGTCCCTTGAACGGATGGATCTGGCGACGAGAGTCCTCGTGGCCGGTCGCGCGGTTGTGCTTGTGCTGATGCTCGCGTTCCACATCCCGATGGGCGCGGGCGAGTTCACGCATTCCGCGGCCCTCAGCGTGGGAGTCACGCTGTACGCAACGTGGTCGATCATCTGGATCGTCCACTGCTTCATGAGGCCCACCAGCAACCACGTGACGATGCTCACGGTATCCGCGGTCATCGACGGAGTGGGACTCGCGCTCCTGGTCGCAGCCACGTCGCAGTATCGGGACCCCTTCTTCGCGTGGTACGTGGCCGAGGCCACCGTGTTCGGTCTCATGTTGCGGCGACGCCGGGCGTGGGTCCTCGGTGGCGTGCTGACGGCGTCGTACCTGTTCGGACACCTCTTCGGCGGCCTGCTGGCCGATCCCATCGAGGCCGTGTTCGTTCTGGTGAACGCCGGCGCCCTGATGGGCGTGGGCGTGGCCGTGTCGCTTGCACTCCGGGGACAGGAGCAGCGGCAGGCCCAGGTCGAGTCACAGCGCTCCGAGGTCGTCAACCTCAACGAGAGGCTCGAGCGCAGTGTGGCCGAGTTGCGCGCGGTCACGGAGATCACCGAACGCATCCACTCCACACTCGAGGTCGAGTCGGTAGGACCGGTACTCCTCGACATCCTCGAGAAGGTCATCAACATCCCGGCCGGGTCGCTTTACGTCATCGACAAGGCCAAGCAGGAGACCATCTTCTCCACGAGCAGCGTTGCCGCCGCCGCCTCCCGGTCGTACTCGGGTCTCGAGCTCGCGGGGGCGCTGCCCGTGGGCTCTCCCGACGGTGCGCTCTCCTGCATGGAACTGGTGGACCACAATCAAACGGTCGTCGTCTTCTGTGCGGACTCGGCGGCCATAGACGGTCTGTCGTCTGACGACCGGATCGTTCTCCAGGCCGTGGCATCGGAGCTCGTCGTGGCAGTGGAGAACTCGCGGCTGTACCGGCTCACCAAGCGCCTGGCCATCACCGACGAGCTCACCGACCTGTACAACTACCGCTTTCTGCAGCAGCGTCTGGATGACGAGATGGGGCGGGCCGACCGTTACAGCAAGCGGCTGTCGCTTCTCATGCTCGACATCGACGACTTCAAGCGCATCAACGACACCTACGGTCATCTCGTGGGCGACCTCGTTCTGAGCGAGGTCGGACTCGTGCTGAAGAGCACCGTCCGCGAGGTGGACATCGTGGCCCGCTACGGCGGCGAGGAGTTCACGATCATCCTGCCCGAGACCGACGCTTCGGGCGCCTTCATCGTGGCCGAGAAGATTCGCGAGACCATCGCGATGCACCGCTTCCCGGATGCCGAGGGCGGTCACTCGATCCACCTCACGGTGAGTATCGGCCTGTCGAGCTACCCGGTGCACGCCGCCGACAAGGAGTCGCTGCTCCGCTCGGCCGACGACGCTGTCTACCACGCCAAGGAGACCGGCAAGGACCGCGTGCGCGCGCCTCGGCTGCGCCTGCGGAGGATGCCAGCTGCAGACCCGCTCGAGGAGGCCGCCGAATGA
- the pheA gene encoding prephenate dehydratase codes for MTTVAFLGPAGTFSEMAALSLGLADVAPLPCVTIGEVFEAVERGKADVGVVPIENSIEGSVVATLDALVFDSSLEIQQELVLDIRFALVAAPGTKLADVTSVVAHPQAGGQCRRWLERNLPGRPVSAANSNAEAVQTAAGTPGVAALGPALAAEIYGAEVLEEGVQDYAGNQTRFVVLGRGLQPRTGHDKTSLALFMKQDKPGALLMILSEFAYGDINLTKIQSRPTKRQLGDYMFFVDLEGHVDDPHVRLALDCLRLKLREVKVLGSYPVAQ; via the coding sequence ATGACGACCGTCGCATTCCTCGGACCAGCAGGTACGTTCAGCGAGATGGCGGCGCTCTCCCTCGGCCTGGCCGACGTGGCGCCGCTGCCATGCGTGACCATCGGTGAGGTCTTCGAGGCCGTGGAGCGCGGCAAGGCCGATGTGGGCGTGGTGCCGATCGAGAACTCGATCGAGGGCTCGGTCGTGGCCACGCTCGACGCGCTCGTCTTCGACTCGTCGCTCGAGATCCAGCAAGAACTCGTGCTCGACATCCGCTTCGCCCTCGTGGCGGCACCCGGCACGAAGCTCGCCGACGTCACCTCGGTGGTCGCCCACCCGCAGGCGGGCGGGCAGTGCCGCCGATGGCTGGAGCGGAACCTCCCCGGGCGTCCGGTCTCCGCTGCGAACAGCAACGCTGAGGCGGTGCAGACCGCGGCCGGCACGCCGGGCGTCGCCGCGCTAGGGCCGGCACTCGCCGCGGAGATCTACGGCGCCGAGGTGCTTGAAGAGGGCGTGCAGGACTACGCCGGCAACCAGACCCGTTTCGTGGTGCTCGGCCGGGGCCTACAGCCGCGCACCGGTCACGACAAGACGTCGCTCGCGCTGTTCATGAAGCAGGACAAGCCGGGCGCGCTGCTGATGATCCTGTCCGAGTTCGCCTACGGCGACATCAACCTCACGAAGATCCAGAGCCGGCCCACCAAGCGCCAGCTCGGCGACTACATGTTCTTCGTGGACCTCGAGGGACACGTGGATGACCCGCACGTGCGCCTCGCCCTCGACTGCCTGCGCCTGAAGCTGCGCGAAGTGAAGGTCCTCGGCAGCTACCCCGTCGCGCAGTAG
- a CDS encoding PHP-associated domain-containing protein codes for MTRYVVDLHNHTPLIPSDYRGDITTTPRQIVERALEAGIDVWGIADHWSLAYGARVVAAAAEVTAETGRTLLVLPGAELRIRHEGEETHLVALFPPEDAARRFDALLAELGLRAPVAPLDELPYFAVDRDPREVARLVTKVGGLCHVGHVDRPFGEYRFIDSELVHHLAECEYVSAIELIEDASRRHFRDGLAIAHIASSDSHSLEEMGRRTATLEMSELSFEGLASALRVARSVESPG; via the coding sequence ATGACGCGCTACGTCGTAGATCTCCACAACCACACACCGCTGATTCCGAGCGACTACCGTGGCGACATCACCACGACACCGCGGCAGATCGTCGAGCGCGCGCTCGAGGCGGGCATCGACGTCTGGGGCATCGCCGACCACTGGAGCCTCGCGTACGGCGCCCGTGTGGTGGCGGCGGCCGCCGAGGTGACAGCCGAGACCGGACGCACGCTTCTCGTGCTGCCCGGCGCCGAGCTGCGCATCCGGCATGAGGGCGAGGAGACGCACCTCGTCGCGCTCTTCCCGCCGGAGGATGCTGCCCGGCGCTTCGACGCGTTGCTCGCCGAGCTGGGTCTGCGGGCGCCGGTGGCGCCGCTCGACGAGCTCCCGTACTTCGCCGTCGATCGTGACCCGCGGGAGGTGGCGCGGCTGGTGACCAAGGTCGGCGGCCTCTGCCACGTGGGGCACGTGGACCGCCCCTTCGGCGAGTATCGCTTCATCGACTCCGAGCTCGTGCATCACCTGGCCGAGTGCGAGTACGTCTCTGCGATCGAGCTCATCGAGGATGCGAGCCGACGCCACTTCCGCGACGGACTCGCAATCGCGCACATCGCTTCCTCGGATTCGCACTCGCTCGAGGAGATGGGGCGCCGGACGGCGACCCTCGAGATGTCCGAGCTGTCCTTCGAGGGCCTCGCATCTGCCCTCCGCGTGGCCAGGTCGGTTGAGTCGCCCGGATAG